The following are encoded in a window of Roseimaritima ulvae genomic DNA:
- a CDS encoding class I SAM-dependent methyltransferase, producing the protein MATTDFLKRAFSTRPTSTLQSALSVYEDYKFDKRYQLDTRSEVAINELDISQDDKQHADKYKPTRVRYFRKIMEKVDPSRDGVFVDVGCGKGRILLLAAEQGFDEVVGLEISPALCQIAERNVEAFKHAKPETGSIKVVCTNILDYQMVGSETVFFLYSPFGCSITERFLEMVRQSLKDHPRDLCLIIDEFRFPELLANDDYFEQSLIYKYGAAVFHVYSHVS; encoded by the coding sequence ATGGCCACGACTGACTTTCTGAAACGAGCATTCTCCACGCGACCGACAAGCACTCTTCAAAGTGCTTTGAGTGTCTACGAAGACTACAAGTTCGATAAACGCTATCAACTTGACACTCGATCCGAGGTCGCCATCAATGAACTGGACATCAGTCAAGACGACAAGCAACATGCTGACAAATACAAACCGACTCGCGTGAGATACTTCCGCAAGATCATGGAGAAAGTCGATCCCTCTCGCGATGGAGTGTTCGTCGATGTTGGATGCGGTAAGGGCCGAATTCTTTTGCTCGCAGCGGAGCAGGGATTTGACGAAGTCGTCGGTTTAGAAATCTCGCCTGCCCTGTGTCAGATCGCAGAGCGAAACGTTGAGGCCTTCAAACACGCGAAGCCCGAAACGGGATCGATTAAAGTCGTCTGCACGAACATCCTCGACTACCAAATGGTCGGAAGCGAAACCGTTTTCTTTCTGTATTCACCGTTCGGCTGCTCGATAACGGAGCGTTTCCTTGAGATGGTGCGACAGTCGCTCAAGGATCATCCACGAGACCTATGTCTTATCATCGACGAATTCCGCTTCCCCGAGTTGCTGGCCAACGATGACTACTTCGAGCAGTCCTTAATTTACAAGTACGGGGCAGCCGTATTCCACGTGTATTCCCACGTCAGCTAA
- a CDS encoding anti-sigma factor, which translates to MSTAAAVLVLLGAGLWYGEERGGAKELGSGEAMAMHGSDGHTHEGENAMSAEHMVPGGTPHDHMAQFAGVMNDYLQKLPSDPDAAEQMLLSKYDGETVDSDGAVKLVGYRPIVSSGLPAGYSLESTSVLKMPCCTCVKAVCKRDDGSTLVLFEHDDEEAAWFGNRPSSIAMCGEKNCCLVDLDSSIAATWKQGSRSVTAVGVRDQHEVATLVTWLDKS; encoded by the coding sequence GTGTCGACGGCGGCTGCGGTCTTGGTGCTGTTGGGTGCGGGGCTGTGGTATGGCGAAGAAAGAGGGGGAGCAAAGGAGTTGGGGAGCGGGGAAGCGATGGCAATGCACGGCAGCGACGGGCATACGCACGAAGGCGAAAATGCGATGTCGGCTGAGCATATGGTCCCAGGCGGGACGCCGCACGATCATATGGCACAGTTCGCGGGCGTGATGAATGACTATTTACAAAAATTGCCCAGCGACCCCGACGCTGCGGAACAGATGCTGCTGTCGAAGTACGACGGCGAAACGGTCGATTCCGACGGAGCGGTCAAGTTGGTTGGCTACCGGCCAATCGTGTCGAGCGGGTTGCCCGCCGGCTACTCGCTAGAGTCGACCAGCGTGTTGAAGATGCCTTGTTGCACCTGCGTGAAAGCGGTCTGCAAACGGGATGACGGTTCGACGCTGGTGCTGTTTGAACACGATGACGAAGAGGCGGCATGGTTTGGCAATCGTCCCTCAAGCATAGCGATGTGCGGTGAAAAAAATTGCTGTCTCGTCGATCTCGATTCAAGCATCGCGGCAACTTGGAAGCAAGGCTCTCGAAGCGTCACCGCTGTCGGCGTTCGCGACCAACACGAAGTGGCGACGCTGGTGACCTGGTTGGACAAATCCTAA
- a CDS encoding efflux RND transporter periplasmic adaptor subunit, producing the protein MKALIGPAIIIGVVAALWFFRAELFSSSEVSETSAASSSEESAEKQTVLEISEQARKNLSLTSKAVRPKTYWRTVVIPGEIADRPGLSDRGVPSPAVGVVTAIHAFPGDTMRPGEPLFTLRLFSEYLQATQTTLFKARQETAIVQAEIDRLSSAVNTGAVSRSKLIELQSEISRQNTLIQAARQELLTRGLTPDQVLQIESGTFVSTVDVVAPPVRDLSAVTKRSQPQAIQQASYINEKGEEQGIAYEVQELSVELGQQVQAGLLLANLSNHQMLYVVGHAFKREAAFLEQAAQEKRPIEVEFAEDEGGRWPELNQTFTIRHLANSIDTNSRTFDFFVPLTNQSRLYGEQGRAFIVWRFRPGQRARIHVPVEKFDDVFVLPSEAVVWEGPEAYVFRHNGDLFKQIPVHVLHEDRRSVVIANDGSITSGAFLAQNSAASLNRVLKSQSASGQQPGVHVHADGTTHAAH; encoded by the coding sequence ATGAAAGCCTTGATCGGGCCAGCGATCATCATCGGCGTTGTCGCCGCGCTTTGGTTCTTCCGAGCAGAATTGTTCAGTAGCAGCGAGGTAAGCGAAACGTCGGCTGCCAGCTCGTCGGAAGAGTCTGCCGAAAAGCAAACTGTGCTTGAAATCAGCGAACAGGCTCGAAAAAACTTATCGCTGACGTCCAAGGCAGTTCGGCCTAAGACGTACTGGCGGACCGTTGTGATTCCCGGTGAAATCGCTGACCGTCCAGGCTTGTCCGACCGGGGCGTCCCATCACCGGCAGTGGGCGTCGTTACCGCAATTCATGCGTTTCCCGGCGACACCATGCGTCCTGGCGAACCCTTATTCACGCTGCGGCTATTCAGTGAATACCTGCAAGCAACTCAAACAACATTGTTCAAGGCGCGGCAGGAAACGGCGATCGTACAAGCCGAGATTGACCGACTATCAAGTGCCGTCAACACCGGTGCGGTTTCGCGTTCTAAGTTGATCGAATTGCAAAGTGAGATCAGTCGACAAAACACCTTGATCCAAGCGGCTCGTCAGGAATTGCTCACTCGTGGCTTAACGCCAGATCAAGTGCTGCAGATTGAATCAGGGACGTTCGTTTCGACCGTCGATGTCGTCGCTCCGCCGGTTCGCGATTTGTCAGCTGTCACAAAACGGTCGCAGCCGCAAGCGATTCAGCAGGCCAGTTACATCAACGAAAAGGGTGAGGAGCAAGGTATTGCCTACGAGGTGCAAGAGCTCTCGGTCGAACTGGGACAACAAGTTCAAGCCGGACTGTTACTCGCAAATCTGTCGAATCATCAAATGCTGTACGTTGTCGGCCACGCCTTCAAACGCGAGGCCGCGTTTCTTGAGCAGGCAGCTCAAGAAAAACGTCCCATCGAGGTCGAGTTCGCCGAGGATGAAGGAGGTCGTTGGCCGGAGCTGAATCAGACTTTCACCATTCGCCATTTGGCGAATTCTATCGACACAAACAGCCGTACGTTTGACTTCTTTGTTCCGTTAACCAATCAGTCGCGATTGTATGGTGAGCAAGGGCGTGCGTTCATTGTTTGGCGTTTCCGGCCAGGACAACGTGCACGCATCCACGTCCCGGTTGAAAAGTTTGATGATGTCTTTGTATTGCCATCCGAAGCAGTCGTTTGGGAAGGCCCAGAAGCCTACGTGTTCCGGCACAACGGTGACTTGTTCAAGCAGATTCCGGTTCATGTGCTTCACGAGGATCGAAGATCAGTTGTCATCGCCAACGACGGCAGTATCACATCGGGAGCCTTCTTGGCACAAAACTCAGCGGCCTCGCTCAATAGAGTCTTGAAGTCGCAATCGGCTAGCGGCCAGCAACCCGGTGTCCATGTCCATGCCGACGGCACTACTCACGCGGCCCACTAA
- a CDS encoding sialidase family protein → MPYLALLPTLCVFVTLSLFVGGDITSAADSVVVVTEGAIPGIRQPQAAVSNTGTIVVTFGAGETIYFCKSTDRGRTYTSPTKVGQAPKLALGMRRGPRIVAIDDHVAITAISHETGNVLAWHSLDGGKSWSDSVDVNDERRSAREGLHDLAIGSDRLLLCTWLDLRNGRTQVYGARSKDLGKTWEKNVHVYTSPSGTVCKCFHPSVVIDQSGAVHVMCRNLIDGKRDMYVSTSEDDGQSFSRAEKLGLDSWRLNACPMDGGDIATNSNGDLLTVWRRDRSLYSAGVGLKPEKFIGRGEQPSIVAGHEGYSISWVDRREGKLLLLRPASTTPVTIAMKASDPVLAASVTGEGPVVLVWESIEGDVSSIRSELVNE, encoded by the coding sequence ATGCCTTACCTCGCCCTGTTACCAACGCTCTGCGTGTTCGTAACGCTTTCCCTGTTCGTTGGCGGTGATATCACCAGTGCCGCCGATTCAGTTGTCGTCGTAACAGAAGGTGCGATCCCTGGAATCCGGCAACCGCAAGCGGCTGTCAGTAATACTGGAACGATCGTTGTTACGTTTGGAGCGGGAGAGACCATCTACTTCTGCAAATCCACAGATCGAGGCCGAACATACACGTCGCCAACTAAGGTGGGTCAGGCTCCAAAATTAGCATTGGGCATGAGACGGGGACCTCGAATCGTCGCGATTGACGATCACGTTGCCATTACTGCCATTAGCCACGAAACCGGCAACGTACTCGCGTGGCATTCACTCGACGGCGGTAAATCGTGGAGTGACTCGGTCGACGTGAACGATGAAAGAAGATCGGCTCGCGAAGGATTGCACGACCTTGCGATTGGTAGCGACAGACTGCTGTTATGCACCTGGCTTGATCTACGAAATGGTCGAACACAAGTCTATGGGGCAAGATCGAAAGACCTTGGCAAGACTTGGGAGAAAAACGTTCACGTCTACACTTCGCCATCCGGCACAGTATGTAAATGTTTCCATCCTTCGGTAGTGATTGACCAGAGCGGCGCGGTTCATGTCATGTGTCGAAACTTGATTGATGGCAAGCGTGACATGTACGTGTCTACGTCTGAAGACGATGGCCAGAGCTTCAGCAGGGCTGAGAAGCTTGGTTTGGATAGCTGGAGATTGAACGCATGTCCGATGGATGGCGGGGACATCGCTACAAATTCAAACGGCGATTTGCTAACGGTTTGGCGTCGCGACCGAAGCCTCTATTCGGCTGGGGTTGGTTTGAAGCCAGAAAAGTTTATCGGACGCGGCGAACAACCCTCGATCGTGGCTGGGCATGAAGGATATTCCATTTCATGGGTCGATCGTCGCGAGGGTAAGCTACTATTGTTGCGTCCGGCCTCCACCACTCCAGTCACGATCGCAATGAAAGCGTCCGACCCCGTGCTAGCAGCTTCGGTTACAGGCGAGGGGCCGGTAGTCCTGGTCTGGGAATCGATAGAAGGCGATGTCTCGTCGATCCGTTCTGAGCTCGTCAATGAATGA
- a CDS encoding efflux RND transporter periplasmic adaptor subunit, whose amino-acid sequence MKEFIKQHRGKLWIAQAVAFVLLGIFVASWFGGGSDEPKLSSSSDTSNSEATQSKPSIWTCSMHPQIRRDGPGSCPICGMDLVPVRESADGVRTVSISSEIKSLMNVQVSPVRRQYVTADVRMVGKVEYDETRLAHITAWVPGRLERMFVDFTGVEVNKGDHMVQIYSEALYTAQEELLAATRRDRPQSSSRFIEPLDLAESAREKLRLLGLTPNQIQTIEQRGKSSETVTIYSPVGGVVVSKMKQEGDRVQTGDRIYTVADLNHLWVQMDAYESDLAWLRYGQDVEFTTEAYPGEVFHGRIAFIDPVLNEDTRTVKVRVNVSNDDSRLKPEMFVRAIVKSNVAAGGRVLDASLAGKWISPMHPEIVKDQPGDCDICGMPLVRAESLGYVTAEPSDAAKPLIVPASAVLLTGTRAIVYVQIPDADKPTYEGREIVIGPRAGDFYLVKAGLNEGDLVVTNGNFKLDSALQISAKPSMMTPQGGGGGGHNHGGMEMPKADEGVKMNASPMKLVPAVRDSMQGIVEQYKTIQEKVEAANLAEIRAGYDRLGKAVEAVPADLIGPPMRPQWFEVAMLLRNDVTEGREINSMREADRVFTLTRQHVNQMKAHFPLPMSHDEMQMPAMTNMDVPPEVTQQLNGFVGPYLGLGKALAADDLEAAKQAVPALHQRLASLLPIVSESKAVEMWSKEKRDLSEIVARLQKANDLAALRSGFALLSEQMLSLQRMFGFPTDAALYELHCPMAFEGRGASWIQSDNAVRNPYYGPSMLKCADKVEKL is encoded by the coding sequence ATGAAAGAATTCATCAAACAACACCGCGGGAAACTATGGATTGCACAAGCAGTGGCGTTCGTCCTGCTCGGTATCTTCGTCGCATCTTGGTTTGGTGGCGGCTCGGATGAGCCGAAATTGTCCTCGAGTTCCGATACGTCGAATTCGGAGGCAACGCAAAGTAAACCGTCGATTTGGACTTGCTCGATGCACCCGCAAATACGTCGCGACGGTCCAGGCAGTTGCCCGATCTGCGGGATGGACTTGGTTCCGGTCAGAGAATCGGCCGACGGTGTTCGTACTGTTTCGATCAGCTCTGAAATCAAGAGTTTGATGAACGTGCAAGTCAGTCCCGTGCGTCGGCAATACGTGACGGCCGATGTTCGCATGGTGGGTAAGGTCGAGTATGACGAAACGCGACTCGCTCATATCACCGCTTGGGTGCCTGGACGACTGGAACGCATGTTCGTTGACTTTACGGGCGTCGAAGTCAACAAGGGCGACCACATGGTGCAAATCTACAGCGAGGCACTCTACACCGCGCAAGAAGAGTTGCTTGCTGCCACTCGGCGGGACCGGCCGCAAAGCTCATCGCGTTTCATCGAACCACTCGATCTTGCCGAATCCGCTCGCGAGAAATTGCGGTTACTGGGGCTGACGCCAAACCAGATTCAAACGATCGAACAACGCGGCAAGTCATCCGAAACCGTAACGATCTATTCGCCGGTTGGCGGCGTGGTCGTCAGCAAGATGAAACAAGAAGGTGATCGCGTACAGACCGGCGACCGTATTTACACCGTCGCCGACTTGAACCACTTGTGGGTTCAAATGGATGCTTACGAATCGGACCTAGCTTGGTTGCGATACGGGCAAGACGTTGAGTTCACGACCGAAGCTTATCCTGGCGAAGTCTTTCACGGTCGCATCGCGTTCATCGACCCGGTGTTGAACGAAGACACACGAACAGTGAAGGTTCGCGTGAACGTCAGCAACGATGACAGCCGATTGAAACCGGAGATGTTCGTGCGGGCGATCGTCAAGAGCAACGTCGCGGCGGGAGGTCGAGTGCTGGATGCGTCGTTGGCCGGAAAGTGGATCAGCCCGATGCATCCCGAGATCGTGAAAGACCAACCGGGCGACTGCGATATTTGCGGGATGCCATTGGTGCGAGCCGAATCACTGGGCTATGTCACCGCAGAACCGTCCGATGCGGCGAAGCCGTTGATCGTGCCGGCCTCAGCGGTGTTGCTGACCGGCACACGAGCGATCGTCTACGTCCAGATTCCCGACGCCGACAAGCCGACTTATGAAGGTCGCGAGATTGTGATCGGTCCGCGAGCAGGTGATTTCTATCTGGTGAAGGCTGGTCTCAATGAAGGCGACCTCGTTGTGACCAACGGAAACTTCAAGCTGGACAGTGCACTGCAGATTTCCGCGAAGCCCTCGATGATGACACCTCAAGGTGGTGGCGGCGGTGGGCACAACCACGGCGGCATGGAAATGCCAAAGGCGGACGAAGGTGTCAAGATGAACGCGAGTCCGATGAAGTTGGTGCCAGCAGTACGTGATTCGATGCAGGGCATTGTTGAGCAATACAAAACGATTCAAGAGAAGGTCGAAGCGGCAAATCTCGCCGAGATTCGCGCCGGCTACGATCGACTTGGGAAAGCCGTCGAGGCGGTGCCGGCGGACTTGATCGGTCCTCCGATGCGACCGCAGTGGTTCGAGGTCGCGATGTTATTGCGGAACGATGTCACTGAAGGCCGTGAGATCAATTCCATGCGTGAAGCCGATCGGGTGTTCACGTTGACTCGCCAGCACGTCAATCAAATGAAGGCTCACTTTCCATTGCCGATGTCTCACGACGAAATGCAAATGCCAGCCATGACAAACATGGACGTTCCGCCGGAAGTGACTCAGCAATTGAACGGCTTTGTCGGTCCTTATTTGGGACTTGGCAAGGCGCTCGCGGCAGACGATCTGGAGGCTGCGAAGCAGGCCGTCCCGGCGTTGCATCAGCGTTTGGCTTCATTGCTGCCGATCGTGTCTGAGTCCAAAGCGGTCGAAATGTGGAGCAAAGAGAAACGCGACTTGTCCGAGATCGTTGCAAGATTGCAGAAAGCCAACGACCTCGCCGCCTTGCGGAGCGGATTCGCGTTGTTGTCTGAGCAGATGCTGAGCCTGCAGCGGATGTTCGGTTTTCCCACCGACGCTGCTCTATACGAACTGCATTGCCCAATGGCGTTTGAGGGACGTGGTGCATCGTGGATTCAGTCCGACAATGCGGTTCGCAATCCGTACTACGGTCCGTCGATGCTGAAGTGTGCGGACAAAGTCGAAAAGTTGTAG
- a CDS encoding efflux RND transporter permease subunit, giving the protein MTNNDETLENAKRSILGRLIWFCLTNKLVVLLLVIATLGWGVMVAPFDWDTGALPRDPVPVDAIPDIGENQQIVFTQWMGRSPQDVEDQIGYPLTVALLGIPEVKTIRSYSMFGFSSIYIIFGEDADFYWSRTRVLEKLNSLPAGTLPDGVQPTLGPDATALGQIYLYTLEGRDPDGNPTGGWDLRELRTIQDYYVRYSLTSAEGISEVASIGGFVQEYQIDVDPDAMRAAGVTLAGVFESIRMTNVDVGARTIELNKAEYVIRGLGFIESIEDIEKTVVKVTDNVPITVADVANVSLGPALRRGALDKAGAEAVGGVAVVRYGYNPLAAIKNIKQRIKEVSPGLPTKVLVDYTKTSADEVDLYADRHDLEPITGATASSDAWVRHLRGMPQEQWPTWITTSQVAVVPFYDRTGLIYETLGTLNTALFEEILVTIIVILVMVVHLRSSFLISALLPLAVLMCFIAMKTFGVDANIVALSGIAIAIGTMVDMGIILTENILKYLDEAAPEDDKLTVIFKAAHEVAGAVLTAVTTTVVSFLPVFTMIGAEGKLFRPLAFTKTFALAASVIVALTIIPPAAHVLMGGRIESKSLRRGAWFALLILGIAASMMLSWWVGAILIGLSAYKLWEERIPERFQRYGPYTASAIAALVVGVLLTQEWLPLGPQKGLLLNLLFVGGLIGGILGFFTVFQRFLYEPILRWCLNHKLAFLCLPTAILLFGGSAWLGFDKVFGFVPKTLSMVGVSDSTVRESGPWRTATNVLPGLGKEFMPPLDEGSFLYMPTTMPHASIGEAMDVLQLQNQLLVSIPEVESVVGKIGRADTPLDPAPVSMIETYITYKSEYKTDEDGHRLNFRYDVETNEYVRDDDGELIFDSAGRPFRQWRDEIRTPDDIWQAITTAAQIPGTTSAPKLQPIAARIVMLQSGMRAPMGMKVKGPDLETIERVALELESLLKQIPTVQSSAVIADRIVGKPYLEIDIDRDAIKRYGLHIRSVQDVIEVAIGGRQITKTVEGRERFPVRVRYARELRDDLESLERILVPTPMGSQIPLGQLADIRYTRGPQVIKSEDTFLLGYVLFDKKAGEAEVDVVEDAQAFLQSKIDSGEFTLPAGVTYTFAGNYENQIRSQKTLSIVLPLALGIIFLILYLQFKSAITTSLVFSGILIAWAGGFIMLWLYGTEWFLDFSILGTNMRELFQVKTINLSVAVWVGFLALFGIASDDGVVIASYLDESFRKDRIENAQHAREATVTAGMRRVRPCLMTTATTILALIPILTSTGRGSDIMVPMAIPSFGGMVIAIITMFIVPVLYCSAMEWKLKFGIKDERFVENA; this is encoded by the coding sequence ATGACAAACAACGATGAAACCCTTGAAAACGCGAAACGTTCGATCCTCGGCCGGCTGATCTGGTTCTGCTTGACCAATAAGCTCGTTGTCTTGTTGCTAGTCATTGCAACGCTTGGTTGGGGCGTCATGGTTGCGCCGTTCGACTGGGACACCGGCGCGTTGCCTCGCGATCCCGTACCCGTCGACGCGATACCGGACATCGGCGAGAACCAGCAGATCGTGTTTACCCAGTGGATGGGACGCAGCCCGCAGGACGTCGAAGACCAGATCGGTTATCCGCTGACGGTCGCGCTGCTGGGCATCCCCGAAGTGAAGACGATCCGCAGCTATTCCATGTTCGGGTTCTCGTCGATCTACATCATCTTTGGCGAAGACGCGGACTTCTATTGGTCGCGAACGCGAGTGCTGGAAAAGCTGAATAGCTTGCCGGCCGGTACTTTGCCCGATGGTGTGCAACCGACACTCGGGCCGGACGCAACGGCGCTCGGACAGATTTATCTCTACACTCTCGAGGGCCGCGATCCTGACGGCAACCCGACGGGTGGTTGGGACTTGCGAGAACTGCGAACGATCCAGGATTACTACGTTCGCTATTCGTTGACTTCAGCGGAAGGGATCAGCGAAGTCGCGTCGATCGGTGGCTTCGTTCAGGAATACCAAATCGACGTCGACCCTGATGCGATGCGGGCGGCCGGAGTGACGTTGGCTGGTGTGTTCGAGTCGATTCGCATGACGAACGTTGATGTGGGTGCTCGGACGATTGAACTGAACAAGGCAGAATACGTCATCCGTGGACTGGGCTTTATCGAGAGCATCGAAGACATCGAAAAGACGGTCGTGAAAGTGACGGACAACGTGCCGATCACGGTGGCCGACGTCGCGAACGTGTCGCTTGGTCCGGCGCTGCGGCGCGGTGCCCTCGATAAGGCCGGTGCGGAAGCCGTCGGCGGAGTCGCCGTTGTTCGCTACGGATACAACCCGCTGGCAGCGATCAAGAACATCAAACAGCGTATCAAGGAAGTTTCACCGGGCCTGCCCACGAAAGTGCTTGTCGATTACACGAAGACGTCGGCCGATGAAGTTGATCTCTACGCCGACCGTCATGACCTGGAACCGATCACGGGAGCGACGGCCAGCAGCGATGCTTGGGTGAGGCATCTTCGTGGCATGCCCCAAGAACAGTGGCCGACGTGGATCACGACCAGTCAAGTCGCGGTCGTGCCCTTCTACGATCGCACGGGCTTGATTTACGAAACGCTGGGCACGCTGAACACAGCTCTCTTTGAAGAAATCCTCGTGACAATCATCGTGATCCTGGTGATGGTCGTCCACCTACGCAGCTCATTCCTTATTAGTGCGTTACTACCGCTGGCTGTTTTGATGTGCTTCATCGCCATGAAGACTTTTGGCGTGGACGCAAACATCGTGGCGTTGTCAGGCATCGCGATTGCAATCGGGACAATGGTCGACATGGGGATCATTCTCACTGAGAACATTCTCAAATACTTAGATGAAGCTGCACCCGAAGATGACAAGTTGACAGTGATCTTCAAAGCGGCTCACGAAGTCGCCGGTGCTGTGCTGACCGCCGTGACGACGACCGTGGTCAGTTTCCTGCCAGTGTTCACGATGATCGGCGCGGAAGGAAAGTTGTTTCGACCGCTGGCGTTCACCAAGACGTTTGCGCTCGCAGCGTCCGTCATTGTGGCGTTGACCATTATTCCGCCGGCCGCCCACGTTTTGATGGGTGGACGAATCGAATCGAAGAGTTTGCGTCGTGGAGCGTGGTTTGCGCTGCTGATTCTCGGCATTGCCGCTTCAATGATGTTGTCATGGTGGGTCGGAGCGATCCTGATCGGGTTGTCGGCCTATAAGTTATGGGAAGAACGCATTCCCGAGCGTTTCCAGCGTTACGGGCCTTACACAGCAAGTGCGATCGCCGCATTGGTAGTCGGCGTGTTACTGACTCAGGAATGGTTGCCATTGGGACCGCAGAAAGGTTTGCTGCTGAACCTTTTGTTTGTAGGTGGATTGATCGGCGGCATCCTTGGATTCTTTACCGTCTTTCAACGATTCCTGTACGAACCGATTCTGCGTTGGTGCCTGAATCACAAGCTCGCGTTTCTATGCTTGCCAACTGCGATCCTGTTGTTCGGCGGATCGGCTTGGCTGGGATTCGACAAGGTCTTCGGTTTCGTCCCCAAGACACTTTCGATGGTTGGCGTGTCCGACTCGACGGTTCGGGAGTCTGGTCCTTGGAGAACAGCAACCAACGTGCTACCGGGACTGGGCAAAGAATTCATGCCGCCGCTCGACGAAGGTTCGTTCCTTTACATGCCGACTACGATGCCGCACGCTTCGATCGGCGAGGCGATGGACGTGCTGCAGTTGCAGAACCAATTGCTCGTGTCGATCCCCGAAGTCGAATCGGTCGTCGGCAAGATCGGTCGCGCCGATACGCCGCTCGATCCGGCACCAGTGTCGATGATCGAAACTTACATCACCTACAAGTCTGAATACAAAACCGACGAAGACGGTCACCGGCTGAACTTCCGCTACGATGTAGAAACTAACGAGTATGTCCGCGACGACGACGGTGAACTGATCTTCGATTCCGCTGGTCGACCATTCCGGCAATGGCGAGACGAAATACGCACACCCGATGACATCTGGCAAGCCATCACGACGGCGGCCCAGATTCCAGGCACGACGTCCGCACCGAAACTTCAACCGATCGCGGCTCGGATCGTGATGCTGCAAAGCGGCATGCGGGCACCGATGGGAATGAAGGTCAAAGGCCCGGACCTGGAGACGATCGAGCGGGTTGCCTTGGAATTGGAATCGCTGCTGAAGCAAATTCCAACGGTCCAATCATCAGCCGTCATCGCTGACCGCATCGTCGGCAAGCCGTACTTGGAGATCGACATCGACCGCGACGCGATTAAGCGTTACGGACTGCACATTCGCAGCGTACAGGACGTGATCGAAGTTGCGATTGGCGGCCGACAGATTACCAAGACGGTCGAAGGTCGCGAACGTTTCCCAGTGCGAGTCCGTTACGCCCGCGAACTGCGGGACGATCTCGAATCGCTAGAACGGATTCTGGTCCCAACGCCGATGGGTTCGCAGATTCCGCTCGGACAGCTCGCCGACATTCGTTACACGCGCGGCCCGCAGGTCATCAAGAGCGAAGACACGTTCTTGCTTGGATACGTGCTGTTCGACAAGAAGGCCGGCGAAGCAGAAGTCGACGTCGTTGAAGATGCTCAGGCATTTTTGCAATCGAAGATAGACTCGGGCGAGTTCACGCTGCCAGCCGGAGTGACATACACATTCGCAGGCAACTACGAAAACCAAATCCGATCGCAAAAGACATTGTCGATCGTGTTGCCGCTAGCCCTCGGAATCATCTTTCTGATTCTTTACCTGCAATTCAAATCGGCCATCACGACCTCGTTGGTCTTTAGTGGCATCCTAATCGCATGGGCAGGCGGTTTCATCATGCTGTGGTTGTACGGCACCGAATGGTTCCTCGATTTCAGCATACTCGGCACTAACATGCGTGAGCTGTTCCAAGTCAAAACGATCAACCTAAGTGTTGCCGTTTGGGTCGGCTTCCTAGCCCTGTTCGGCATCGCCAGCGACGATGGCGTCGTGATTGCGTCCTACCTTGACGAAAGCTTCCGCAAGGATCGCATCGAGAACGCCCAGCACGCTCGCGAAGCCACCGTGACCGCCGGCATGAGACGCGTTCGCCCGTGCTTGATGACCACGGCGACGACAATCCTGGCATTGATTCCAATCCTGACATCGACCGGCCGAGGCAGCGACATCATGGTTCCGATGGCCATCCCCAGCTTCGGCGGCATGGTCATCGCAATCATCACGATGTTCATCGTGCCGGTTTTGTATTGCAGTGCGATGGAGTGGAAGTTGAAATTTGGAATCAAGGATGAACGATTCGTTGAGAACGCATAG